In a single window of the Papaver somniferum cultivar HN1 chromosome 8, ASM357369v1, whole genome shotgun sequence genome:
- the LOC113304202 gene encoding uncharacterized protein LOC113304202, which yields MQKVVIRLLDLDLNDEGCKQRSIEAVSSQFFTGEVTISTDAEENTLIVIGKRVVPQVIVDRLGQYVCQAEVVSVETVEEAKPKKFQFADLIDKTPRSAAAERVRKLGDAIHQSKKTEPKLDPRFKTKEWPEFKPVGLGQYRKVDKQGGFAQNFNPPGGLPAGFVDQKHGGFAKNFNPPGLPAGFVEHKNGGFAKNFNPPGLPAGFADKKHGGFAQLAERHKLHKAPESGQYGFVDEHKNPYVGLYRDTSTSAATSKGWSTISGASTGSSTSARISRSSSSFSAASTGTSSGSSTTSAASILTSRGTSRIPGNSRDTETTTEILRQEKKKKEKK from the exons ATGCAG AAAGTGGTAATAAGATTATTGGATTTGGATCTAAACGATGAAGGCTGCAAACAAAGATCCATTGAAGCTGTTTCTTCTCAATTTTTCACAG ggGAAGTTACAATATCAACGGATGCGGAGGAAAACACATTAATAGTTATCGGAAAAAGAGTTGTTCCACAAGTAATTGTAGACAGATTGGGACAATATGTTTGTCAAGCAGAAGTAGTTTCAGTTGAGACAGTAGAAGAAGCAAAACCGAAGAAATTTCAATTTGCTGATCTAATTGATAAGACTCCTCGTTCAGCGGCAGCGGAAAGGGTGAGAAAGTTAGGAGATGCCATTCACCAATCAAAAAAAACTGAACCCAAACTCGACCCACGGTTCAAAACTAAAGAATGGCCTGAATTCAAACCAGTAGGATTGGGTCAATATAGAAAAGTCGACAAACAAGGAGGATTTGCTCAAAACTTCAACCCACCAGGAGGATTACCAGCAGGATTTGTCGACCAAAAACACGGAGGATTTGCTAAAAACTTCAACCCACCAGGATTACCAGCAGGATTTGTTGAACACAAAAACGGAGGATTTGCTAAAAACTTCAACCCACCAGGATTACCAGCAGGGTTTGCTGACAAGAAACACGGAGGATTTGCTCAATTAGCTGAACGACACAAACTACACAAAGCACCAGAATCTGGTCAATATGGATTCGTTGACGAACATAAAAATCCATATGTCGGATTATATAGAGATACCAGTACCAGTGCAGCAACCAGCAAAGGTTGGAGTACAATCTCCGGTGCCAGTACAGGTTCTAGTACCAGTGCAAGAATCAGTAGAAGTTCCAGTTCATTCTCCGCTGCCAGTACAGGTACCAGTAGCGGTTCCAGTACAACCTCCGCTGCCAGTATATTAACCAGTAGAGGTACTAGTAGAATCCCTGGTAACAGTAGAGATACCGAAACCACTACTGAGATCTTACGccaggaaaagaagaaaaaagaaaagaagtag